The Polynucleobacter sp. JS-JIR-5-A7 region AAGAACTCGAACTCCAAACTGTTGAGTTCAAGCTCGACGGCAAGACGATAGTTTCTTATGAAGGCGAAACGATTCTCAAGGCTGCAAAACGTCATGGGATTGATATTCCCCATCTCTGTTTCAAAGATGGCTATCGTCCTGACGGTAACTGCCGTGCTTGCGTTGTGGAAATCAATGGTGAACGTACCTTGGCTCCTAGTTGCTGCAGAAGCGCTACGCCAGGCATGGAAGTTAAAGCCAATAGCGAGCGCGCTATAAAAAGTCAAAAACTGGTACTGGAGATGTTGCTCTCCGATATGCCTGATGAAGGTTTTAAGTGGGTTGGTGATAGCAAAGCAGAAGAACAAAAGCATCAACATGGTGAGCTCAGTACTTGGGCTGCGCGGATGGATGTCACAGTGCGCCCAGAGCTGAAAGCCTTACGGCGTGAAAAAGTTGCTCACGATATTTCCCATCCAGCAATGGCAGTTAATCTGGATGCCTGTATTCAATGTAATCGTTGCGTGCGTGCATGCCGTGAAGAGCAGGTCAATGATGTCATTGGCTATGCGATGCGTGGGGCTCACAGCGAGATTGTGTTTGATCTCAATGATCCAATGGGTGATAGCACTTGCGTTGCCTGTGGCGAGTGTGTACAAGCATGTCCTACTGGTGCATTGATGCCAAAAGGTTTAATTGGCTCACAAATAGTAGATCGCAAAGTGGATTCTGTATGTCCATTTTGTGGCGTGGGTTGCCAGATAACTTACAACGTCAAAGATGAAAAGATTGTGAGTGTTGAGGGTCGCGATGGCCCAGCCAACCATAATCGTTTATGCGTCAAGGGCCGCTTCGGCATGGATTACATCCATAATCCACAGCGCTTAACAAAACCACTCATTCGCAAACCAGGCGTTCCTAAAGATGAATCCATTCTAGAAGGCAAGCAAGACTGGTCAGATATCTTCCGTGAAGCGACTTGGGAAGAAGCTTTAGATTTTGCTGGCGGCAAGCTCAAAGAGTTAAAAGATAAGCACGGCCTTAAAGTCTTGGCTGGCTTCGGCTCTGCTAAAGGCAGTAATGAAGAGGCGTATTTATTTCAGAAATTGGTTCGTACTGGATTTGGTAGTAACAATGTTGATCACTGCACTCGTCTTTGCCATGCCTCATCTGTTGCGGCGTTATTGGAAGGTGTTGGTTCGGGCGCTGTTAGTAACCAAGTCAATGATGTTGAGCACTCCAGCTTGATTTTCTTGATTGGATCAAACCCAACAGCCAATCATCCTGTCGCTGCAACTTGGTTTAAGAATGCGGCTAAACGCGGTGCCAAGATTGTGCTGTGCGATCCTCGTATGACCGAGATCAGTAAACATGCTTGGCGCACCATGCAGTTCAAGCCAGATACCGATGTGGCAATGCTCAATGCCATGATCTATACGATTATTGAAGAAGGCTTGGCGGACAAAGACTTCATTACGAATCGTGCCAATAATTATGAAGCGCTAAAAGACAATATCAAGGGCTATAGCCCTGAAGCTATGGCGCCGATCTGCGGTATTCCACCCGAAACTCTGCGTGAAGTGGCTAGAGAGTTTGCCACTACAAAATCAGCGATGATTTTGTGGGGTATGGGTATTAGCCAGCACGTTCATGGCACAGATAATGCACGTTGCTTAATCGCCTTGGTGAGTATCACCGGCCAAATTGGTAAGCCTGGCTCAGGACTGCATCCACTGCGCGGTCAAAATAACGTGCAGGGTGCTAGTGATGCTGGTTTGATTCCGATGATGTTCCCTAACTATCAACGAGTTGATAATCCAGAAGCGCATGCTTGGTTTGAAAAATTCTGGGGAACGCCTCTTGATAAGAAGCCTGGCTATACCGTGGTAGAGATCATGCATAAGATTACTGCGCCTGATAGTGATCCAGATAAAATTCGCGGTATGTATGTCGAGGGTGAAAACCCAGCAATGAGCGACCCCGATCTTAATCATGCTCGCCATGCACTAGCCTCTCTAGAGCATTTGGTAGTGCAGGATATCTTTATGACTGAAACCGCATTGCTCGCTGACGTTGTTTTACCTGCAAGTGCTTGGCCTGAGAAGGTCGGTACTGCAAGCAATACGGACCGTATGGTGCAGATGGGTAAAAAAGCAATCAATCCTCCTGGCGAAGCTAAGCCTGATCTGTGGATCATCCAAGAGATTGCTAAGCGTATGGGCCTCAATTGGAATTACCCAGGTCCTGATGCTGGAGTTGCAGCAGTCTATGAAGAAATGCGTCAAGCAATGCATGGCGCGATTAAAGGCATTACTTGGGAGCGACTTGAAAAAGAATCGAGTGTCACTTATCCTTGTTTATCACTTGAAGATCCTGGTCGTCCAATTGTCTTTGATGATTCTTTTGATACTCCTGACGGCAAAGTCAAACTCGTTCCTGCGGATATCATTCCTGCAAATGAACGTCCCAATACTGAATATCCATTTGTACTGATTACTGGTCGTCAGTTGGAGCATTGGCATACCGGTAGTATGACGCGCCGTGCAACCATACTGGATGCAATCGAGCCCATGGCAACTGTCTCAATGCATGGGGAAGATATGACCCAGTTAGGCGTTTCTGCTGGTGATGTCATTACTGTGCAATCACGTCGTGGCGAAGTTGGTATCCATGTACGTAGAGATGATGGTACGCCAAGGGGTGTGATCTTCATACCATTTGCTTACTATGAAGCTGCGGCAAATTTGATTACCAATTCTGCATTAGATCCATTTGGCAAAATCCCAGAATTTAAATATTGTGCAGTCAAGCTCTCTAAGGGCGGTGAAGTTGCCAAGATTATGGGCTACGGCACTAATGCACCAAATGGACCAGAGTTAACCGTCAATATCTAAGCGTCTATCTGTTCAGATTTATTGCAGTAAAAAGGCTCCAAAAATGGAGCCTTTTTACCTAGAGCTCACGAATTTGATTTGCCCTTTAGAATGATCCCTCTATGGCAAGTTCATCACCATCACCCTCCCAAAACCAAGCTGAGTTACCAGTTCTCATTATTGGGGCAGGATTAGCCGGATTAACCGTTGCTCTGCATATGGCTGAGAACCAGCCAGTCATCTTGATGGCCAAACGGGGCTTGAGTGAAGCTGCTACTGCTTGGGCCCAAGGTGGCATTGTTGGCGTGGTGGATAAAGAGCATGACAGTATTGACTCTCATGTGGCCGACACTATAGATGCCGGTGCTGGACTGGTAGTGGAGTCAACTGCTCGCTACATCGCCGAAGAGAGTGCTGAAGCCATTAAATGGTTAGTGGAGCAAGGCGTTCCCTTTACCGAAGATAAGTCTGGTCCCATGGGTTTGCATCTCACTCGTGAAGGTGGCCATAGTCATCGCCGGATCGCGCATGCTGCTGATGCAACTGGAAAGGCAATTCATGAAGTGTTGCTGGATAAAGCAAGAGCCCATAAAAATATCCGAATTTTGGAACATTGGATTGCACTCGATCTCATTACCAATCGTCAACTAGATGCTAAGACACAGCGTAGCAAGCCAAATCGGTGTTATGGCGTATATGCCTTAGATATTCAAAAGAATCGTGTTGAAACAATTGAAGCCAAGTCAGTAGTCTTAGCTACCGGTGGTGTTGGCAAAGTCTATCGCTACACTAGTAATCCTGATACTGCCACTGGCGATGGTATTGCCATGGCTTGGCGTGCAGGTTGCCGTGTTGGCAATATGGAATTTATTCAATTTCATCCTACCTGTTTGTATCACCCCAGTGATCGTACCTTCCTCATTACTGAAGCAATGCGTGGTGAGGGTGGCTTATTGAAACTGCCCGATGGCACTCGTTTTATGCCAGCCCATGATGAGCGCAATGAATTAGCTCCCCGCGATATCGTAGCGCGTGCCATCGACTTTGAAATGAAGAAGCATGGTCTTGATTATGTTCATTTAGATGCGACTCATCTTGGCGAAGCATTTATTAAAGAGCATTTCCCAATGATTTACGCGCGTTGCTTAAGTCTTGGCTTGGATATCACCAAAAAGCCAATACCGGTTGTACCTGCAGCGCATTACACCTGTGGTGGCGTCGTAACCGATCTTAAGGGCCGCACTGATTTACCAGGCCTATATGCAGTTGGTGAAGCAACTTATACTGGTTTACATGGTGCTAATCGCTTAGCAAGTAACTCACTTCTCGAGTGCGTGGTGATTGGTAAAGCTGCAGCAGAGGATATCTCGAATCTAAAGACTCCAGTAATGCCACATCTTCCTCTTTGGGATGAGAGTCAGGTAGAAGATGCTGATGAGCAGGTGGTGATCGCCCATAACTGGGATGAATTACGTTCTTTGATGTGGAACTACGTTGGCATTGTGAGAACCAATCGCCGATTAGAGCGCGCGCTCCACCGAATTAAACTTCTCAGATATGAAGTGCAAGAGTATTACGCCAACTTTAAAGTGACGCGAGATCTGATTGAATTGCGGAACTTACTGGAGTGTGCTGAACTCATTGTCAGATCAGCACTCATGCGCAGAGAAAGTAGGGGATTGCATTACAGCCGCGATTACCCAGGTACTTGGGCGGTCTCATATCCAACGATTTTGACCCCTCAAGCTGAGGGTAGCTCAGAAAATTCTGAGACCTAAGCGATTCATAGAGCGCCCTTTAGAACGGCCTCTTTAATATGTTTACTCAAGCGGGTTTGCCAGCCTTTGCCGCTCGCACGTAATTTTTCTAAGATATCTGAATCTAATCTGAGACTTAGCATTTCCTTTGCATTCTGAATTGGAGGGCGACCAACCCCTCGCTTAATTAAAGTATCGCCAACATAAACATGTGCATCTCGAAACCACTGCTCATCCAGTTCGGGCGCGTCATCCGGATCAACCCAATCTTTCGATATATTTTTTAATTTCACGTTCATTTGCTCTCCTTAAGCTGATGATCCTTCTGGTGTTACCTCTATACGTCCAAACCAACACAACTGGAAGGTGATCTAAATAGCCAAAAGTGATCATCCTTGTTTCCCCATAATTCTTTCTATCGTCTAGCTGGTCCATATGGGACAAAGCAAAGACTTCGTTTGCTCTCGCCATATCTAACCCCCTTACAAAAAGGGTAATTTCACGCTTCACATCATCAAACTCGATCACGTATCCACCCAATTAATGTATATACAAAAATAATTAATGTCAATACAAAAATTGAGAAAGAGACGGCGGGCCCAATTAATGCAAGGACAATAGTCTAGAAATGAAAAACCCCACTGCATATCAGTAGGGTTTGAAGAGTTTGTCAGTCAAAGACTGATGAAGAGAGGTGCTACAAAATTCTCATCGAGAAATCTATGGCATTCACATCCTTGGTTAGCTTGCCTAGTGAGATGCGATCCACACCAGTAGCAGCAATCGCGCGCATCTGATCTAAATTAATCCCACCAGAAGCCTCTAGTAAGGCGCGACCATCCGTTAAAGCGACAGCTTGTTTCATTTGATCGGTATTGAAGTTATCAATCAAGATACTCTTGGCACCAGCAGCCAAAGCTTCTTCCAATTCGGCCAAGTTTTCTACTTCAATCTGAATCTCGACTCCAGCATTGAGTGCTTGGGCATTCTTTAAGGCTGCAGTAATACTACCTGCAGCAGCGATGTGATTCTCTTTAATGAGGATGCCGTGCCATAGTGCGAGTCGTTGATTTTGGCCCCCGCCTAAACGAACCGCATACTTCTGCGCCTGACGTAAACCAGGAATTGTTTTGCGGGTATCCAATACAGTACAGCCTTTTGGATTAGGGCTGGCCCCGGCAATCGCATCAACGTGTTGACGAGTAATACTGGCAGTCCAAGATAAGGTTTGCAAGAAGTTAATGCAAGTACGCTCAGCAGACAGAAGGGCTTGAGAATCAGCTTCTATATCGCATACCTTAGTATCAGGCTTCATCAAGTCCCCTTCGATATAATGCCAAGTTACCTTTGCATTGGGATCGAGTTTCTTGAGCGTGCCTTCAAACCAATCTACACCGCAGAGCACTGCTTCTTGGCGAACAATTAGTTGTGCCTGCACTGTTTTATTGGGAACTAACTTGGCAGTCCAATCGCCCTTGCCAATATCTTCCATGAGCGCATCCTGAATATTGCGTTGGCGAGCTTGCTCTAAGGTTTCGTTGGTATCAAACATGAAAGAATTATTAATATATAAAACTAAAAGTAAAAAAGCTAAGCAGCGCCAATATTCTTGACAAAGCCATGCTGTGCTTTGGCTAAAAGATCAGGGTGGTTTTTAGTAAAGTCCAGCATGCGCTCAATACAAACCAAAGCTTTTGTTCGAGTAGGTTCTTCAACAAAGATTTCGCCGGAAGTATTTTCCAGGCAATCTAAAATACCTTGAAGACCATTCATCGCCATCCAAGGACAGTGAGCGCAACTCTTACAGGTGGCGCTATTACCGGCAGTGGGAGCCTCAATCAATTTTTTGTTAGGGGCTAACTGGCGCATGCGATGCAAGATACCCTTATCCGTGGCCACAATGTATTCGCTTGCAGTACCTTCAACCACTGCTTTGATCATGGCTGAGGTTGAGCCAACAACATCAGCCAAATCAACCACAGCTTGGGGTGACTCGGGATGCACCAAGATCATGGCATTGGGATGGGCGGCTTTGAGAATTTCTAATTCAGCCGCTTTAAATTCATCATGCACGATACAGGCACCATTCCATAACAACATATCAGCACCAGTCTGTTCTTGAATATACCTACCGAGATGTCGATCCGGTGCCCATAATATTTTTTTACCTTCAACTTTAAGTTGATGCACGATTGCTAAGGCGCAAGAGCTAGTGACCATCCAATCCGCTTGTGCTTTAACTGCAGCACTCGTATTGGCATACACCACCACAACTCGATCAGGATGGTCTGCACGAAATTTGGCAAAGTCATTGGCATCACAACCAAGATCTAAGGAGCAGGTTGCATCTAAGTCTGGCATAAAGACACGTTTTTCAGGGCTGAGAATCTTTGCTGACTCACCCATAAAACGAACGCCGGCAACAATGAGATTCTTGGCAGGATGGTTCATACCAAACCGTGCCATTTCTAGAGAGTCAGCTACAAAGCCACCAGTCTCCAAAGCCAAGTCTTGAATATCGCCATCAACATAGTAGTGAGCAATCAGAGCAGCATCTTTTTCAATCAAGAGCTGCTTGATACGGGCAATGACAGTTGCTTTTTCAGGGGCTGCTAAATAAGGCGGGACCTTTGCCCATGCTTGGGCAGTACAGGTAACCCCAGCAGCATCTTGCTGAGGGTAGTCAAAGGCAATCGGGGCGTTAACAGTTGAATTCATACGAAATCTTAATCCACTCCCGATATTTTTGCGTCACTACTAAAATGGCAACTTCGCATCTGGCTTGGCAGCCAACAGAACAGCTTTAAACTCTGCCTGAATACGCTTAATCGCTTCTTCACTATCTGCTTCAAAGCGCATCACGACCACTGGGGTGGTATTTGAAGGCCTTGCTAAGCCAAAGCCATCGGCATATTCCACGCGTACACCATCGATCGTATTAATCGATTGAGAGGTAGGGAACTTAGCATTGGCCTTAATACTGTCTAGCAAAGCAAATGGCTCGCCCTCTGCGCAAGCAAGCTGTAGTTCTGGGGTGCAGATGGCATTAGGCAGTTCATTGAGCGTCTTGCTAGGATCTTTTTCTTTAGAGAGGATTTCTAAAAGACGAGCAGCTGTATAGAGACCATCATCAAAACCAAACCAACGGTCCTTAAAGAAGATGTGGCCCGACATCTCGCCCGCTAGTGGTGCGCCAGTTTCTTTAAGCTTTGCTTTGACTAAGGAGTGACCCGTTTTCCACATCAAGGGCTCGCCACCATGCTGCTTAACCCAGGTGGCTAAGTTACGGGTACATTTCACGTCATAAATAATCTGACCGCCAGGATTCCTAGAGAGAACATCCTTAGCAAAAAGCATCATTTGACGATCTGGAAAAATCACTTGACCATCTTTAGTCACAACACCTAAACGATCGGCATCACCATCAAAGGCAAGACCTAATTCATTATCCGTGGTTTGCAAATTTTTAATCAGGTCCTGAAGATTCTCAAGATGTGCCGGGTCAGGATGATGATTGGGGAAATGACCATCGACTTCACAAAACAGCTCTTGTACTTCGCAACCTAGAGCCCTTAAGAGTTTGCCAGCAAACGCACCGCCTACGCCATTACCGCAATCGACGGCAATTTTCATCGGGCGTGAAATTTTGACATCACCTACGATGTACTTGAGATACATCGGGAAGATGTCAAAGCTACTGCGAGTGCCGAGTTTATTGGATTCGCCAGCAGCAAATTGTTTGGCTTCAATACGTTTACGCAAGGCCTGAATCTGATCTCCATAAATCGCAGCACCACCCAAAACCATTTTGAAGCCGTTGTAGTTTGGTGGATTATGGCTACCGGTAATCATGATGCCGGACTTGGGCTGTTTACCATCAAGGATTTGATTCGCACCGAAGTAGACCATTGGGGTAGCAACCATACCCAGATCAATTACGTTAATGCCAGTGGAGAGTAGACCTTCAGTTAAGGCTTCAATCAGGCTCGGTCCAGATAAGCGACCATCACGACCAATCACAATTTCCGTCTCGCCAAGCTCGCGCATCTCAGTACCAAAGGCTTGACCAATGAGTTTGGCAATCGATGGATCTAGGGTTTCATTGATGATGCCGCGAATGTCATAAGCCTTAAAGATAGATGGAGAGAGTTGCATGAAACACCCTTAAATGAAAGGAAGCGCTGGGCGCAAAATAAATAAAAAAATTAAGAATTTGAATTCAGGAAATTAATGCGCTCGGCAGTGATAGCATCCACACTCTCATTGGCAACAACTTGGTCTGAGCCACTCGCTAATGCTTTTTCAATTGGTTTTGCCAACACCTTCCCATACTCAACACCAGGTTGATCAAAGCTATTGATATTCCAGAGCGCACCCAAAGTACCAGCACGGTTCTCGTACAAGGCTAGTAATGCACCTAAATAGAAAGCATTGAGTTCAGGCAATAGCAATAAGTTGCTTGGGCGCTTACCTGGATAAACATTATTTGGATTGCTATCAGTCTTGCCGTGCGCTAAAGCCTGGGCCTGCGCTAGGCAGTTCGATAACAAAATACGATGATGCGCTAAGGACTCAGGTCGAGCGCTCATGGGTTTGCGCACAGCAATAAAATCAATCGGAATGATTTCAGGGCCTTGGTGGAATAGCTGGAAGTAGGAGTGTTGCGCATTGCTGCCCGCACTACCAAATACTACTGGTGAAGAATATTTCACTGGCTTACCGTCTTTACCAACACTCTTGCCATTGCTTTCCATGTCCAGTTGTTGCAACCATTTCGGAAACCAATCTAAAGCATCTGCATAGGGAATGGCGGCATACGCTTTAATACCATGCTTTTCTTGTTGATACAGTAAAGCTAGCGCCATGATGACGGGTAGATTATTTTCTAGTGGTGCATTCTTAAAATGCAAATCCATTGCATGGGCACCAGCCAAAAATTCCTCAAAGGTCTTAAAGCCATATTGCAAGGCAATGGGTAAGCCTACTGCTGACCAAACAGAGTAACGGCCGCCAACCCAATCCCAGAATGGAAAGATATGATCATCCGCTATGCCAAACTCTTTGGCAGCTGGTACATTAGCAGTTACCGCAAATAAGGCTTTAGCAATCTGACCTTTCGTGCAGTTGTTATCTTTCAACCAAGCGACTACTGCCTTGGCATTCATGGTGGTCTCTAGGGTCGTAAAGGACTTTGAAACAATAATCACGCGAGTGCTATTGGGTTGTGCGCGATCCAGAATTCGGGCTAATTCAGCGGTATCAATATTGGCTAGAAAATGCATCCGCATGCCACGACTCTCAATGTCGGGCACATGGGCTAGTGCTTCAATGGCCAAGCGTGGTCCAAAGTCTGAACCACCAATACCAATGTGAATAACATCGGTAACACCAACCCATTTATTGCAGAGCGCTTCAATCCTTCGCCAAACATCCGTCACGGCAGGCATGACATCTTGTCCGTCTAAGATAACTGGCGATTTTGAAAGGTTGCGCAGTGCTGAATGCAGAGCGGGGCGATCTTCGCTTTGGTTGATATGCTTGCCAGCGAACATATCAGCGATAAATTCTGGAAGCTCAGACTTACGCGCTAGCTTAAATAGATCAGACCAATTATTAGAATCAATCCCTTGATAGGCCGTATCTAAAACAACATCGACTGCAGTGTGCGCTCCATTCGGTATGCTGCCGTGGAGGTTTTGAGCACTGTGCACGTTGTTCGAATCTGGCTTTGAAGACATATCTTGATTTTATCAATAAGGGGGTCAAGAACCCCTAAAACACTGAAAATGTTAGGATTTCGGTATATTGTGTGTCATCAAATAGTCATAAATAGAGATAAATAGATCAGCAAGTAAGTAAATAGACAAAACGAATATAGGCGGGGATGGATGGAGCAGGTTGATTGTGTTGTAGTGGGTGCTGGTGTTGTCGGACTCGCTGTCGCCCGTGAAATGGCACTTCAAGGTCGAGAGACCATCTTGCTTGAGCGCGAAAGTGCTTTTGGCACTATCAGCAGCGCCCGAAATAGCGAGGTGATTCATGCTGGCATCTACTATCCCAAGGGCTCACTCAAAGCCAAACTTTGTGTAGAAGGGAATCGCCAGCTCTATGACTATTGCCGCAGTCATCAAGTAGCCACTCAGCCCTACGGCAAGCTCATTGTCGCTGCTGATGAAACACAGATTGATGACTTGCAAGCGATTCTCTACAAAGCCCAAAATAATGGCGTACCAGAGATCAAAATGATTTCAGGTAACGAGGCAATAGCGCTAGAGCCCAAGCTCAGATGTGTGGCAGCGATTTTGTCTGCAACTACGGGTATTGTCGATAGCCATGGTTATATGCTCTCGCTGCTGGGTGGCTTTGAAGATGCGGGTGGCATGGTCGCTTATCAATCACCATTAATAAGCGTTAAGCCTGTTGGCAAAAATGCGGAAGGTGGATATGAATTACTTGTTGGTGCTGCCGATGGCGCTGATAGTATGAGAATTCAGACAAAGTTACTCATCAATTGTGCCGGCATGAGTGCGCCAGCAGTAGCTCACAAAATTGAAGGACTCAAGCAAGAGCAAATACCTAAAGCCTATTTTGCAAAAGGTAACTACTTTTCTTTATCTGGT contains the following coding sequences:
- the fdhF gene encoding formate dehydrogenase subunit alpha produces the protein MNAPTNPKELELQTVEFKLDGKTIVSYEGETILKAAKRHGIDIPHLCFKDGYRPDGNCRACVVEINGERTLAPSCCRSATPGMEVKANSERAIKSQKLVLEMLLSDMPDEGFKWVGDSKAEEQKHQHGELSTWAARMDVTVRPELKALRREKVAHDISHPAMAVNLDACIQCNRCVRACREEQVNDVIGYAMRGAHSEIVFDLNDPMGDSTCVACGECVQACPTGALMPKGLIGSQIVDRKVDSVCPFCGVGCQITYNVKDEKIVSVEGRDGPANHNRLCVKGRFGMDYIHNPQRLTKPLIRKPGVPKDESILEGKQDWSDIFREATWEEALDFAGGKLKELKDKHGLKVLAGFGSAKGSNEEAYLFQKLVRTGFGSNNVDHCTRLCHASSVAALLEGVGSGAVSNQVNDVEHSSLIFLIGSNPTANHPVAATWFKNAAKRGAKIVLCDPRMTEISKHAWRTMQFKPDTDVAMLNAMIYTIIEEGLADKDFITNRANNYEALKDNIKGYSPEAMAPICGIPPETLREVAREFATTKSAMILWGMGISQHVHGTDNARCLIALVSITGQIGKPGSGLHPLRGQNNVQGASDAGLIPMMFPNYQRVDNPEAHAWFEKFWGTPLDKKPGYTVVEIMHKITAPDSDPDKIRGMYVEGENPAMSDPDLNHARHALASLEHLVVQDIFMTETALLADVVLPASAWPEKVGTASNTDRMVQMGKKAINPPGEAKPDLWIIQEIAKRMGLNWNYPGPDAGVAAVYEEMRQAMHGAIKGITWERLEKESSVTYPCLSLEDPGRPIVFDDSFDTPDGKVKLVPADIIPANERPNTEYPFVLITGRQLEHWHTGSMTRRATILDAIEPMATVSMHGEDMTQLGVSAGDVITVQSRRGEVGIHVRRDDGTPRGVIFIPFAYYEAAANLITNSALDPFGKIPEFKYCAVKLSKGGEVAKIMGYGTNAPNGPELTVNI
- the nadB gene encoding L-aspartate oxidase; translated protein: MASSSPSPSQNQAELPVLIIGAGLAGLTVALHMAENQPVILMAKRGLSEAATAWAQGGIVGVVDKEHDSIDSHVADTIDAGAGLVVESTARYIAEESAEAIKWLVEQGVPFTEDKSGPMGLHLTREGGHSHRRIAHAADATGKAIHEVLLDKARAHKNIRILEHWIALDLITNRQLDAKTQRSKPNRCYGVYALDIQKNRVETIEAKSVVLATGGVGKVYRYTSNPDTATGDGIAMAWRAGCRVGNMEFIQFHPTCLYHPSDRTFLITEAMRGEGGLLKLPDGTRFMPAHDERNELAPRDIVARAIDFEMKKHGLDYVHLDATHLGEAFIKEHFPMIYARCLSLGLDITKKPIPVVPAAHYTCGGVVTDLKGRTDLPGLYAVGEATYTGLHGANRLASNSLLECVVIGKAAAEDISNLKTPVMPHLPLWDESQVEDADEQVVIAHNWDELRSLMWNYVGIVRTNRRLERALHRIKLLRYEVQEYYANFKVTRDLIELRNLLECAELIVRSALMRRESRGLHYSRDYPGTWAVSYPTILTPQAEGSSENSET
- a CDS encoding BrnA antitoxin family protein, whose product is MNVKLKNISKDWVDPDDAPELDEQWFRDAHVYVGDTLIKRGVGRPPIQNAKEMLSLRLDSDILEKLRASGKGWQTRLSKHIKEAVLKGAL
- a CDS encoding BrnT family toxin; protein product: MARANEVFALSHMDQLDDRKNYGETRMITFGYLDHLPVVLVWTYRGNTRRIISLRRANEREIKKYIERLG
- the nadC gene encoding carboxylating nicotinate-nucleotide diphosphorylase; amino-acid sequence: MFDTNETLEQARQRNIQDALMEDIGKGDWTAKLVPNKTVQAQLIVRQEAVLCGVDWFEGTLKKLDPNAKVTWHYIEGDLMKPDTKVCDIEADSQALLSAERTCINFLQTLSWTASITRQHVDAIAGASPNPKGCTVLDTRKTIPGLRQAQKYAVRLGGGQNQRLALWHGILIKENHIAAAGSITAALKNAQALNAGVEIQIEVENLAELEEALAAGAKSILIDNFNTDQMKQAVALTDGRALLEASGGINLDQMRAIAATGVDRISLGKLTKDVNAIDFSMRIL
- the nadA gene encoding quinolinate synthase NadA; translation: MNSTVNAPIAFDYPQQDAAGVTCTAQAWAKVPPYLAAPEKATVIARIKQLLIEKDAALIAHYYVDGDIQDLALETGGFVADSLEMARFGMNHPAKNLIVAGVRFMGESAKILSPEKRVFMPDLDATCSLDLGCDANDFAKFRADHPDRVVVVYANTSAAVKAQADWMVTSSCALAIVHQLKVEGKKILWAPDRHLGRYIQEQTGADMLLWNGACIVHDEFKAAELEILKAAHPNAMILVHPESPQAVVDLADVVGSTSAMIKAVVEGTASEYIVATDKGILHRMRQLAPNKKLIEAPTAGNSATCKSCAHCPWMAMNGLQGILDCLENTSGEIFVEEPTRTKALVCIERMLDFTKNHPDLLAKAQHGFVKNIGAA
- a CDS encoding phosphomannomutase/phosphoglucomutase, which produces MQLSPSIFKAYDIRGIINETLDPSIAKLIGQAFGTEMRELGETEIVIGRDGRLSGPSLIEALTEGLLSTGINVIDLGMVATPMVYFGANQILDGKQPKSGIMITGSHNPPNYNGFKMVLGGAAIYGDQIQALRKRIEAKQFAAGESNKLGTRSSFDIFPMYLKYIVGDVKISRPMKIAVDCGNGVGGAFAGKLLRALGCEVQELFCEVDGHFPNHHPDPAHLENLQDLIKNLQTTDNELGLAFDGDADRLGVVTKDGQVIFPDRQMMLFAKDVLSRNPGGQIIYDVKCTRNLATWVKQHGGEPLMWKTGHSLVKAKLKETGAPLAGEMSGHIFFKDRWFGFDDGLYTAARLLEILSKEKDPSKTLNELPNAICTPELQLACAEGEPFALLDSIKANAKFPTSQSINTIDGVRVEYADGFGLARPSNTTPVVVMRFEADSEEAIKRIQAEFKAVLLAAKPDAKLPF
- the pgi gene encoding glucose-6-phosphate isomerase; protein product: MSSKPDSNNVHSAQNLHGSIPNGAHTAVDVVLDTAYQGIDSNNWSDLFKLARKSELPEFIADMFAGKHINQSEDRPALHSALRNLSKSPVILDGQDVMPAVTDVWRRIEALCNKWVGVTDVIHIGIGGSDFGPRLAIEALAHVPDIESRGMRMHFLANIDTAELARILDRAQPNSTRVIIVSKSFTTLETTMNAKAVVAWLKDNNCTKGQIAKALFAVTANVPAAKEFGIADDHIFPFWDWVGGRYSVWSAVGLPIALQYGFKTFEEFLAGAHAMDLHFKNAPLENNLPVIMALALLYQQEKHGIKAYAAIPYADALDWFPKWLQQLDMESNGKSVGKDGKPVKYSSPVVFGSAGSNAQHSYFQLFHQGPEIIPIDFIAVRKPMSARPESLAHHRILLSNCLAQAQALAHGKTDSNPNNVYPGKRPSNLLLLPELNAFYLGALLALYENRAGTLGALWNINSFDQPGVEYGKVLAKPIEKALASGSDQVVANESVDAITAERINFLNSNS
- a CDS encoding NAD(P)/FAD-dependent oxidoreductase; the encoded protein is MEQVDCVVVGAGVVGLAVAREMALQGRETILLERESAFGTISSARNSEVIHAGIYYPKGSLKAKLCVEGNRQLYDYCRSHQVATQPYGKLIVAADETQIDDLQAILYKAQNNGVPEIKMISGNEAIALEPKLRCVAAILSATTGIVDSHGYMLSLLGGFEDAGGMVAYQSPLISVKPVGKNAEGGYELLVGAADGADSMRIQTKLLINCAGMSAPAVAHKIEGLKQEQIPKAYFAKGNYFSLSGKSPFTHLIYPIPEPGGLGVHLTLDMAGQAKFGPDVEWLDIDAEEQIDYTVNPKRGEGFYEAVRRYWPDLKDGSLQPDYSGVRAKIVPANTPAGDFCFNSPQDHGLHGLYNLYGFESPGLTSSLAIAKHLEGQIKKSL